One region of Anticarsia gemmatalis isolate Benzon Research Colony breed Stoneville strain chromosome 2, ilAntGemm2 primary, whole genome shotgun sequence genomic DNA includes:
- the sws gene encoding patatin like phospholipase domain containing sws isoform X3 — translation MDVVGLLNNINDNSNMFAVKTWTSEWSNNFQDNQLLWSICGCLLVSLVVVFFYYYKRWRAKEMAGGAGATGAAGEPAKRFRKRDKMLFYGRRMLRKVKSISNSGQGRKRRAVMRFARKLLQLKKESAPEQLKVLEPPAEYLEEDLTSDDRVPPDALYMLHSIRVFGHFEKPVFLMLCKHTEILNLPAGSFLFKVGDTDENVYVVQNGRVNVYITNQDGTSLSLKVVRAGESVTSLLSFTDVLTGHSQPYKTVNAKALEDSQVIKLPMRAFQEVFKEYPDIFVRVIQIIMVRLQRVTFTALHQYLGLSAELVNPGRDKRRPTTVSSSPGKTAKMSAPDSGFTMHSPHHSERAVPEHVEGGHSVSSPIHIQGRRQKPDMVPDIATNTPQQPDVQQTASSMQRPKEGSSFKQKHNTDNLDEQALIQIATEAFVKELGLESDHVLRGNVQVRDLPAGTYIMKEESHKDVALVYLLSGALLVSQRVAEGEGEVHMFTAYPGEVEGGLAVLTGEPSFFSIRAKHFSRIGLLSKTTVYSIMRERPSVVLHIANTVVRRLSPFVRQVDFALDWVFLESGRAVYRQDEESGSTFIVLSGRLRSVITHPNGKKELVGEYGKGDLVGIVEMVTQTRRSTTVMAVRDSELAKLPEGLFNAIKLRFPVVVTRLINLLGHRILGSWQKPTAGLGGAAAIEPRPSQHNFSTVAVVPVSDDVPLTAFTYELYHSLCAIGPTVRLTSDVIRKLLGLTIMDPNNEYRLSSWLAQQEDKHKVALYQCDPSLTQWTQRCIRQADCILIVALGDKQPSIGKIEKEIERLAIRTQKELVLLHREGGANPAGTVHWLNMRSWVSQHHHVRCPHRMFTRKSQYRISELYSKVLMSEASVHSDFSRLARWLTGTSVGLVLGGGGARGAAHVGMVRAIQEAGIPIDMVGGVSIGAFMGALWCMERNITTVTQKAREWSQKMTQWGKQLLDLTYPATSMFSGRQFNTTIRSTFGEVHIEDLWLPYFTVTTDISSSCMRVHRHGSLWRYIRASMSLSGYMPPLCDPVDGHLLLDGGYVNNLPADVMRSLGAKHILAIDVGSQDDTDLTNYGDDLSGWWLLWKRWNPFTTPVKVPNLPDIQSRLAYVSCNRQLEEVKKSDYCEYIRPPIDAYKTLQFGSFDEIREVGYRHGAAYFEGQRRGGGGGVSGASGSPTQGRRHDAQPSLTDYTFTDLAQMVCSVRTARDVDNDSSSSSDYEEDQRHFEGYASEPSAGILEMSSSVEDGAAWISDTELEGLRTRRVGGSLSLSEDELDSEAEVYDPLNKRGGGR, via the exons ttgCTGTGGTCGATCTGTGGATGTCTCCTCGTATCGTTAGTAGTAGTATTCTTCTACTACTATAAACGATGGCGGGCGAAAG AAATGGCGGGTGGCGCAGGCGCAACGGGAGCGGCAGGTGAGCCAGCGAAACGTTTCCGCAAGCGAGACAAAATGCTATTCTACGGCAGACGTATGTTGAGGAAGGTCAAATCTATCTCCAACTCTGGCCAGGGAAGGAAGAGACGGGCTGTTATGAGATTTGCCAGGAAACTGCTGCAACTCAAGAAGGAATCGGCTCCTGAGCAATTGAAG GTACTGGAACCTCCAGCAGAATACTTAGAAGAAGATCTGACTAGCGATGACAGGGTTCCACCGGACGCGTTGTACATGTTGCATAGTATCAGAGTGTTTGGCCACTTCGAGAAGCCCGTGTTTCTTATGTTGTGTAAACATACTGAGATATTGAACCTGCCCGCTGGATCGTTCTTGTTTAAAGTTG GTGATACGGATGAGAACGTATACGTAGTGCAGAACGGGCGCGTGAACGTATACATTACGAACCAAGACGGTACAAGTCTCTCACTGAAAGTGGTACGAGCTGGAGAGAGCGTCACTTCACTTCTCAGTTTCACTGATGTGCTCACT GGTCACTCTCAACCTTACAAGACCGTAAACGCAAAAGCTCTCGAAGACTCGCAGGTCATCAAACTGCCGATGAGAGCGTTCCAGGAAGTATTCAAAGAGTATCCTGATATCTTCGTCAGAGTTATACAG ATCATCATGGTGCGTTTACAGCGAGTGACGTTCACCGCTCTTCATCAGTACCTTGGATTGAGTGCTGAGCTCGTTAACCCA GGTCGTGACAAACGTCGTCCGACCACAGTATCATCGTCTCCCGGCAAGACGGCTAAGATGAGCGCTCCCGACAGTGGCTTTACAATGCATTCCCCCCACCATAGTGAGAGAGCTGTACCTGAACATGTT GAGGGCGGGCACTCGGTCTCCTCGCCCATACACATACAGGGGCGGCGGCAGAAACCTGACATGGTGCCCGACATAGCTACTAACACGCCGCAG CAACCCGATGTCCAGCAGACCGCGTCGTCCATGCAGAGGCCCAAAGAAGGCTCCTCGTTCAAACAGAAACATAATACCGATAATCTTGACGAACAG GCCCTAATCCAAATAGCGACGGAAGCGTTCGTAAAGGAGCTGGGTTTAGAAAGCGACCACGTACTGCGCGGTAACGTGCAAGTGCGAGACTTACCCGCCGGTACTTACATCATGAAGGAAGAGAGTCATAAG GACGTGGCGTTAGTGTATCTTCTGTCTGGTGCTCTGCTCGTCTCACAAAGAGTGGCCGAAGGCGAGGGTGAAGTTCACATGTTTACTGCTTATCCAG GTGAAGTAGAAGGCGGTCTGGCCGTGCTAACAGGCGAGCCCAGCTTCTTTTCCATTCGTGCTAAACACTTCTCCCGTATCGGCCTGCTATCTAAGACAACTGTGTACAGCATAATGAGAGAAAGACCGTCAGTGGTGCTGCATATCGCTAACACTGTCGTGAGAAGACTCTCGCCTTTTGTGAGGCAGGTGGATTTCGCGCTGGACTGG GTTTTCCTTGAATCTGGTCGCGCGGTGTACCGCCAAGACGAAGAATCAGGCTCGACCTTCATCGTCCTGAGTGGTCGTCTCCGTTCTGTAATCACACATCCCAATGGCAAGAAGGAATTGGTAGGAGAATACG GCAAAGGCGACCTAGTCGGCATCGTAGAGATGGTGACTCAAACTCGAAGAAGCACCACCGTCATGGCTGTACGAGACTCCGAGCTGGCCAAACTGCCTGAAGGATTGTTCAATGCCATCAAATTGAGGTTCCCGGTTGTCGTCACCAGGTTGATCAATCTACTTGGACATAGGATTTTAG GATCCTGGCAGAAACCCACAGCAGGTCTCGGTGGTGCAGCTGCCATAGAGCCTCGTCCATCGCAGCACAACTTCTCCACAGTCGCCGTAGTACCAGTCAGCGATGACGTGCCGCTCACTGCGTTTACTTATGAGCTGTACCATTCGTTGTGTGCTATTG GTCCCACTGTAAGACTGACATCGGATGTGATCAGAAAACTCCTCGGTTTGACCATCATGGATCCGAACAATGAATACAGACTTAGTTCCTGGCTGGCTCAGCAAGAAGACAAGCATAAG GTGGCCCTGTATCAATGTGACCCAAGCCTCACACAATGGACGCAGCGTTGCATTCGACAAGCTGATTGTATTCTCATCGTGGCACTGGGAGACAAACAACCAAGCATTGGCAAA ATCGAGAAAGAGATCGAGCGCCTGGCCATCCGCACGCAGAAGGAGCTGGTGCTGCTGCACCGCGAGGGCGGCGCCAACCCGGCGGGCACGGTGCACTGGCTCAACATGCGCTCGTGGGTCAGCCAGCACCACCACGTGCGCTGTCCGCACCGCATGTTCACGCGCAAGAGCCAGTACCGAATC AGCGAGTTGTACAGCAAGGTGCTGATGTCAGAAGCGTCGGTGCACTCGGACTTCTCCCGGCTGGCGCGCTGGCTCACGGGCACGTCGGTGGGGCTGGTGCTGGGCGGCGGCGGGGCCCGCGGCGCGGCGCACGTGGGCATGGTGCGCGCCATACAG GAAGCTGGTATACCAATCGACATGGTAGGCGGAGTGAGCATCGGCGCATTCATGGGCGCGCTGTGGTGCATGGAGAGAAACATCACTACCGTCACACAGAAAGCCCGGGAATGGTCACAG AAAATGACTCAATGGGGCAAACAGCTCCTCGACCTAACCTACCCAGCTACTTCAATGTTCTCGGGCCGTCAGTTCAACACGACCATACGGTCCACCTTCGGCGAAGTGCACATCGAAGATCTATGGCTGCCGTACTTTACAGTGACGACTGACATCAGCTCCAGTTGCATGAGAGTACATAGGCACG GTTCGCTCTGGCGATACATTCGCGCGTCGATGTCGCTCAGCGGGTATATGCCGCCGCTCTGTGACCCCGTAGACGGCCACCTCCTATTGGACGGCGGTTACGTCAACAATCTCCCAG CGGATGTGATGAGATCGCTTGGTGCTAAACACATCTTGGCTATAGATGTAGGCTCACAAGATGATACGGATCTCACTAACTATGGTGATGACCTGTCTGGATGGTGGCTGCTTTGGAAACG ATGGAATCCGTTTACAACACCAGTGAAAGTGCCCAACTTGCCCGATATTCAAAGTAGATTAGCTTATGTGTCCTGCAATAGACAGCTAGAG GAGGTGAAGAAATCCGACTACTGCGAATACATCCGCCCCCCCATCGACGCGTACAAGACGTTACAGTTCGGCTCGTTCGACGAGATCCGCGAGGTGGGCTACCGCCACGGCGCCGCCTACTTCGAGGGCCAgcgccgcggcggcgggggagGTGTCAGTGGTGCTAGTGGCTCGCCCACGCAGGGTCGCAGGCATGATGCACAACCTTCACTTACTGA CTACACATTCACGGACTTAGCGCAGATGGTCTGCTCTGTAAGAACAGCTCGCGACGTGGACAACGATTCCTCATCATCATCAGACTATGAAGAAGACCAGCGCCACTTCGAAGGTTACGCCTCTGAACCCAGCGCTGGCATCCTTGAG ATGTCGTCGAGCGTCGAAGACGGCGCCGCGTGGATCAGTGACACAGAACTG GAGGGTCTGCGCACGCGCCGCGTAGGTGGCTCCCTCTCTCTATCCGAAGACGAACTGGACTCCGAGGCCGAGGTGTACGACCCTCTGAACAAACGTGGAGGAGGCAGGTGA
- the sws gene encoding patatin like phospholipase domain containing sws isoform X6, whose translation MDVVGLLNNINDNSNMFAVKTWTSEWSNNFQDNQLLWSICGCLLVSLVVVFFYYYKRWRAKEMAGGAGATGAAGEPAKRFRKRDKMLFYGRRMLRKVKSISNSGQGRKRRAVMRFARKLLQLKKESAPEQLKVLEPPAEYLEEDLTSDDRVPPDALYMLHSIRVFGHFEKPVFLMLCKHTEILNLPAGSFLFKVGDTDENVYVVQNGRVNVYITNQDGTSLSLKVVRAGESVTSLLSFTDVLTGHSQPYKTVNAKALEDSQVIKLPMRAFQEVFKEYPDIFVRVIQIIMVRLQRVTFTALHQYLGLSAELVNPGRDKRRPTTVSSSPGKTAKMSAPDSGFTMHSPHHSERAVPEHVEGGHSVSSPIHIQGRRQKPDMVPDIATNTPQQPDVQQTASSMQRPKEGSSFKQKHNTDNLDEQALIQIATEAFVKELGLESDHVLRGNVQVRDLPAGTYIMKEESHKDVALVYLLSGALLVSQRVAEGEGEVHMFTAYPGEVEGGLAVLTGEPSFFSIRAKHFSRIGLLSKTTVYSIMRERPSVVLHIANTVVRRLSPFVRQVDFALDWVFLESGRAVYRQDEESGSTFIVLSGRLRSVITHPNGKKELVGEYGKGDLVGIVEMVTQTRRSTTVMAVRDSELAKLPEGLFNAIKLRFPVVVTRLINLLGHRILGSWQKPTAGLGGAAAIEPRPSQHNFSTVAVVPVSDDVPLTAFTYELYHSLCAIGPTVRLTSDVIRKLLGLTIMDPNNEYRLSSWLAQQEDKHKVALYQCDPSLTQWTQRCIRQADCILIVALGDKQPSIGKIEKEIERLAIRTQKELVLLHREGGANPAGTVHWLNMRSWVSQHHHVRCPHRMFTRKSQYRISELYSKVLMSEASVHSDFSRLARWLTGTSVGLVLGGGGARGAAHVGMVRAIQEAGIPIDMVGGVSIGAFMGALWCMERNITTVTQKAREWSQKMTQWGKQLLDLTYPATSMFSGRQFNTTIRSTFGEVHIEDLWLPYFTVTTDISSSCMRVHRHGMLWRYCRASMSIAGIFPPICDPMDGHLLLDGCYVNNVPADVMRSLGAKHILAIDVGSQDDTDLTNYGDDLSGWWLLWKRWNPFTTPVKVPNLPDIQSRLAYVSCNRQLEEVKKSDYCEYIRPPIDAYKTLQFGSFDEIREVGYRHGAAYFEGQRRGGGGGVSGASGSPTQGRRHDAQPSLTDYTFTDLAQMVCSVRTARDVDNDSSSSSDYEEDQRHFEGYASEPSAGILEEGLRTRRVGGSLSLSEDELDSEAEVYDPLNKRGGGR comes from the exons ttgCTGTGGTCGATCTGTGGATGTCTCCTCGTATCGTTAGTAGTAGTATTCTTCTACTACTATAAACGATGGCGGGCGAAAG AAATGGCGGGTGGCGCAGGCGCAACGGGAGCGGCAGGTGAGCCAGCGAAACGTTTCCGCAAGCGAGACAAAATGCTATTCTACGGCAGACGTATGTTGAGGAAGGTCAAATCTATCTCCAACTCTGGCCAGGGAAGGAAGAGACGGGCTGTTATGAGATTTGCCAGGAAACTGCTGCAACTCAAGAAGGAATCGGCTCCTGAGCAATTGAAG GTACTGGAACCTCCAGCAGAATACTTAGAAGAAGATCTGACTAGCGATGACAGGGTTCCACCGGACGCGTTGTACATGTTGCATAGTATCAGAGTGTTTGGCCACTTCGAGAAGCCCGTGTTTCTTATGTTGTGTAAACATACTGAGATATTGAACCTGCCCGCTGGATCGTTCTTGTTTAAAGTTG GTGATACGGATGAGAACGTATACGTAGTGCAGAACGGGCGCGTGAACGTATACATTACGAACCAAGACGGTACAAGTCTCTCACTGAAAGTGGTACGAGCTGGAGAGAGCGTCACTTCACTTCTCAGTTTCACTGATGTGCTCACT GGTCACTCTCAACCTTACAAGACCGTAAACGCAAAAGCTCTCGAAGACTCGCAGGTCATCAAACTGCCGATGAGAGCGTTCCAGGAAGTATTCAAAGAGTATCCTGATATCTTCGTCAGAGTTATACAG ATCATCATGGTGCGTTTACAGCGAGTGACGTTCACCGCTCTTCATCAGTACCTTGGATTGAGTGCTGAGCTCGTTAACCCA GGTCGTGACAAACGTCGTCCGACCACAGTATCATCGTCTCCCGGCAAGACGGCTAAGATGAGCGCTCCCGACAGTGGCTTTACAATGCATTCCCCCCACCATAGTGAGAGAGCTGTACCTGAACATGTT GAGGGCGGGCACTCGGTCTCCTCGCCCATACACATACAGGGGCGGCGGCAGAAACCTGACATGGTGCCCGACATAGCTACTAACACGCCGCAG CAACCCGATGTCCAGCAGACCGCGTCGTCCATGCAGAGGCCCAAAGAAGGCTCCTCGTTCAAACAGAAACATAATACCGATAATCTTGACGAACAG GCCCTAATCCAAATAGCGACGGAAGCGTTCGTAAAGGAGCTGGGTTTAGAAAGCGACCACGTACTGCGCGGTAACGTGCAAGTGCGAGACTTACCCGCCGGTACTTACATCATGAAGGAAGAGAGTCATAAG GACGTGGCGTTAGTGTATCTTCTGTCTGGTGCTCTGCTCGTCTCACAAAGAGTGGCCGAAGGCGAGGGTGAAGTTCACATGTTTACTGCTTATCCAG GTGAAGTAGAAGGCGGTCTGGCCGTGCTAACAGGCGAGCCCAGCTTCTTTTCCATTCGTGCTAAACACTTCTCCCGTATCGGCCTGCTATCTAAGACAACTGTGTACAGCATAATGAGAGAAAGACCGTCAGTGGTGCTGCATATCGCTAACACTGTCGTGAGAAGACTCTCGCCTTTTGTGAGGCAGGTGGATTTCGCGCTGGACTGG GTTTTCCTTGAATCTGGTCGCGCGGTGTACCGCCAAGACGAAGAATCAGGCTCGACCTTCATCGTCCTGAGTGGTCGTCTCCGTTCTGTAATCACACATCCCAATGGCAAGAAGGAATTGGTAGGAGAATACG GCAAAGGCGACCTAGTCGGCATCGTAGAGATGGTGACTCAAACTCGAAGAAGCACCACCGTCATGGCTGTACGAGACTCCGAGCTGGCCAAACTGCCTGAAGGATTGTTCAATGCCATCAAATTGAGGTTCCCGGTTGTCGTCACCAGGTTGATCAATCTACTTGGACATAGGATTTTAG GATCCTGGCAGAAACCCACAGCAGGTCTCGGTGGTGCAGCTGCCATAGAGCCTCGTCCATCGCAGCACAACTTCTCCACAGTCGCCGTAGTACCAGTCAGCGATGACGTGCCGCTCACTGCGTTTACTTATGAGCTGTACCATTCGTTGTGTGCTATTG GTCCCACTGTAAGACTGACATCGGATGTGATCAGAAAACTCCTCGGTTTGACCATCATGGATCCGAACAATGAATACAGACTTAGTTCCTGGCTGGCTCAGCAAGAAGACAAGCATAAG GTGGCCCTGTATCAATGTGACCCAAGCCTCACACAATGGACGCAGCGTTGCATTCGACAAGCTGATTGTATTCTCATCGTGGCACTGGGAGACAAACAACCAAGCATTGGCAAA ATCGAGAAAGAGATCGAGCGCCTGGCCATCCGCACGCAGAAGGAGCTGGTGCTGCTGCACCGCGAGGGCGGCGCCAACCCGGCGGGCACGGTGCACTGGCTCAACATGCGCTCGTGGGTCAGCCAGCACCACCACGTGCGCTGTCCGCACCGCATGTTCACGCGCAAGAGCCAGTACCGAATC AGCGAGTTGTACAGCAAGGTGCTGATGTCAGAAGCGTCGGTGCACTCGGACTTCTCCCGGCTGGCGCGCTGGCTCACGGGCACGTCGGTGGGGCTGGTGCTGGGCGGCGGCGGGGCCCGCGGCGCGGCGCACGTGGGCATGGTGCGCGCCATACAG GAAGCTGGTATACCAATCGACATGGTAGGCGGAGTGAGCATCGGCGCATTCATGGGCGCGCTGTGGTGCATGGAGAGAAACATCACTACCGTCACACAGAAAGCCCGGGAATGGTCACAG AAAATGACTCAATGGGGCAAACAGCTCCTCGACCTAACCTACCCAGCTACTTCAATGTTCTCGGGCCGTCAGTTCAACACGACCATACGGTCCACCTTCGGCGAAGTGCACATCGAAGATCTATGGCTGCCGTACTTTACAGTGACGACTGACATCAGCTCCAGTTGCATGAGAGTACATAGGCACG GTATGCTATGGAGATATTGCCGCGCTTCAATGAGCATCGCGGGCATTTTCCCGCCGATCTGCGATCCAATGGACGGACACCTACTGCTTGATGGCTGCTACGTCAATAATGTACCGg CGGATGTGATGAGATCGCTTGGTGCTAAACACATCTTGGCTATAGATGTAGGCTCACAAGATGATACGGATCTCACTAACTATGGTGATGACCTGTCTGGATGGTGGCTGCTTTGGAAACG ATGGAATCCGTTTACAACACCAGTGAAAGTGCCCAACTTGCCCGATATTCAAAGTAGATTAGCTTATGTGTCCTGCAATAGACAGCTAGAG GAGGTGAAGAAATCCGACTACTGCGAATACATCCGCCCCCCCATCGACGCGTACAAGACGTTACAGTTCGGCTCGTTCGACGAGATCCGCGAGGTGGGCTACCGCCACGGCGCCGCCTACTTCGAGGGCCAgcgccgcggcggcgggggagGTGTCAGTGGTGCTAGTGGCTCGCCCACGCAGGGTCGCAGGCATGATGCACAACCTTCACTTACTGA CTACACATTCACGGACTTAGCGCAGATGGTCTGCTCTGTAAGAACAGCTCGCGACGTGGACAACGATTCCTCATCATCATCAGACTATGAAGAAGACCAGCGCCACTTCGAAGGTTACGCCTCTGAACCCAGCGCTGGCATCCTTGAG GAGGGTCTGCGCACGCGCCGCGTAGGTGGCTCCCTCTCTCTATCCGAAGACGAACTGGACTCCGAGGCCGAGGTGTACGACCCTCTGAACAAACGTGGAGGAGGCAGGTGA